In Apium graveolens cultivar Ventura chromosome 10, ASM990537v1, whole genome shotgun sequence, the following are encoded in one genomic region:
- the LOC141689669 gene encoding transketolase, chloroplastic, which yields MATSTAPSSSSLTLSQSLSKSLSISPSFSAISPHPHRISLPTLSLSTTSLKCSRRVGSRAAAIRASSSAVDVEEKTETGLVEKSVNTIRFLAIDAVEKANSGHPGLPMGCAPMGHILYDEIMKYNPKNPYWFNRDRFVLSAGHGCMLQYALLHLAGYDSVKEEDLKSFRQWGSKTPGHPENFETPGIEVTTGPLGQGVANAVGLAVAEKHLAARFNKPGSEIVDHYTYVILGDGCQMEGISNEACSLASHWGLGKLIAFYDDNHISIDGDTAIAFTESVDKRFEGLGWHVIWVKNGNTGYDEIRAAIEEAKAVTDKPTLIKVTTTIGFGSPNKANSYSVHGSALGAKEVDATRKNLGWPHEPFHVPEDVKKHWSHHTPEGAALEAEWNTKFAEYEKKYKEEAQELKSLISGELPVGWEKALPNYTPETPGDSTRNLSQTNLNALAKVLPGLLGGSADLASSNMTLLKMFGDFQKDTPEERNVRFGVREHGMGAICNGIALHSPGLIPYCATFFVFTDYMRAAMRLSALCEAGVIYVMTHDSIGLGEDGPTHQPIEHIASFRAMPNILMLRPADGNETAGAYKVAVLNRKRPSVLALSRQKLPNLPGTSIEGVEKGGYIITDNSSGNKPDIILIGTGSELEIAAKAADELRKSGKTVRVVSFVSWELFDEQSAAYKESVLPADVSARVSIEAGTTFGWEKIVGSKGKAIGVDHFGASAPADKIYKEFGLTVEAVIAAAKALC from the exons ATGGCAACATCAACAGCTCCATCTTCCTCCTCGTTGACTCTCTCCCAATCTCTCTCTAAATCTCTCTCGATCTCTCCCTCTTTCTCCGCCATTTCTCCCCACCCACATCGAATCTCTCTCCCCACACTCTCCCTCTCCACCACCTCTCTCAAATGCAGTCGGCGCGTGGGGTCACGCGCCGCCGCGATCAGGGCGTCATCATCGGCGGTGGATGTCGAGGAAAAAACAGAAACTGGGTTGGTGGAGAAATCGGTGAACACGATCAGGTTCTTGGCGATTGATGCAGTGGAGAAAGCGAATTCGGGTCATCCGGGTCTACCCATGGGTTGTGCACCCATGGGTCATATATTGTACGATGAGATAATGAAGTATAATCCTAAGAACCCGTATTGGTTTAACAGAGATCGGTTTGTTTTGTCTGCTGGACATGGGTGTATGTTGCAGTATGCTCTTCTTCACTTAGCTGGTTATGACAGTGTTAAG GAAGAAGACTTGAAAAGTTTCCGTCAGTGGGGAAGCAAAACACCTGGTCACCCTGAAAACTTTGAGACTCCTGGCATTGAAGTCACGACTG GTCCCCTTGGCCAAGGTGTTGCAAATGCAGTTGGTTTAGCTGTTGCGGAGAAGCATTTAGCTGCTCGATTTAACAAACCTGGCAGTGAAATTGTTGATCACTACAC GTATGTGATACTCGGAGATGGTTGTCAAATGGAAGGAATTTCTAATGAAGCTTGCTCCCTCGCTAGTCATTGGGGACTTGGGAAGCTGATTGCATTCTATGATGACAACCACATTTCAATTGACGGTGACACGGCTATTGCATTCACTGAATCTGTTGATAAGCGCTTTGAAGGACTTGGTTGGCATGTCATATGGGTAAAGAATGGTAACACTGGATATGATGAGATCCGTGCTGCTATAGAGGAAGCTAAAGCTGTTACAGACAAACCTACTTTAATTAAG GTCACCACTACAATTGGTTTTGGGTCACCTAACAAAGCTAACTCATACAGTGTACATGGAAGTGCATTGGGTGCCAAAGAAGTTGATGCCACAAGGAAGAACCTTGGTTGGCCACATGAGCCATTCCATGTGCCAGAGGATGTTAAAAA GCATTGGAGTCACCATACCCCTGAAGGTGCTGCTTTGGAAGCTGAATGGAATACCAAATTTGCGGAGTATGAGAAGAAATACAAAGAAGAAGCCCAAGAACTGAAATCTCTTATTAGTGGTGAACTTCCGGTTGGTTGGGAAAAGGCTCTTCCA AATTATACTCCAGAAACCCCAGGGGATTCCACTCGTAATCTTTCTCAGACAAACCTGAATGCCCTTGCAAAAGTTCTTCCTGGACTTTTAGGGGGAAGTGCAGACCTTGCTTCTTCGAATATGACACTGCTAAAAATGTTTGGTGACTTTCAAAAGGACACCCCCGAGGAACGTAATGTACGATTTGGCGTTAGGGAACATGGAATGGGTGCTATATGTAATGGAATCGCTCTCCACAGTCCTGGCCTCATCCCCTATTGTGCTACCTTCTTTGTTTTCACGGACTACATGCGAGCAGCCATGAGGCTTTCGGCATTATGTGAAGCTGGAGTCATCTACGTGATGACTCATGATTCCATTGGGCTAGGAGAGGATGGGCCAACTCACCAACCTATTGAGCATATAGCAAGCTTCCGGGCAATGCCAAACATTCTGATGCTCCGACCAGCTGACGGGAACGAGACTGCTGGTGCATACAAGGTTGCAGTTCTCAACCGAAAGAGACCTTCGGTTCTAGCCCTCTCTCGTCAAAAGCTTCCTAATCTCCCTGGAACATCAATTGAAGGAGTCGAGAAAGGTGGGTATATTATTACTGATAACTCTTCAGGTAACAAGCCTGATATTATCTTGATTGGAACTGGCTCCGAACTTGAAATCGCTGCAAAAGCAGCTGATGAGCTGAGGAAGAGCGGAAAGACAGTTCGGGTTGTGTCATTTGTATCTTGGGAGTTGTTTGACGAGCAATCTGCTGCATACAAAGAAAGTGTGCTGCCAGCTGATGTATCAGCTAGGGTGAGCATAGAAGCTGGAACAACATTTGGGTGGGAGAAGATCGTGGGATCCAAGGGAAAGGCGATTGGTGTAGATCATTTTGGAGCAAGTGCACCAGCAGAtaagatatataaagaatttggATTAACCGTGGAAGCTGTGATCGCAGCAGCCAAGGCATTGTGTTAA
- the LOC141692013 gene encoding uncharacterized protein LOC141692013, producing the protein MIPVEVGAGSLRRDAFVKEDAEVNQRLHLDLLDEVRMNSQLKLAAYQQRVARYFNKRVKTVPFKVGDLVLRKVMPNTKIAQHGVLGANWEGPYKVKAILWKGTYRLEDLDGKLIPRAWNAEHLWKYYQ; encoded by the coding sequence ATGATTCCAGTGGAGGTAGGAGCAGGATCTCTACGGAGAGATGCATTTGTCAAGGAAGATGCGGAAGTTAACCAGAGGCTTCACTTGGATCTGTTAGATGAAGTCCGGATGAACTCTCAATTAAAGCTTGCTGCATATCAGCAGAGGGTCGCAAGGTATTTCAATAAAAGGGTAAAAACCGTACCATTCAAGGTTGGGGATCTTGTGTTGCGAAAGGTTATGCCTAACACTAAGATAGCTCAGCACGGGGTccttggagctaattgggaaggaccatacaaggttAAAGCTATACTCTGGAAGGGAACCTATCGCTTAGAAGATCTGGATGGCAAACTTATTCCTCGAGCGTGGAATGCAGAACATCTATGgaagtattatcagtag